A window of uncultured Fusobacterium sp. genomic DNA:
TTTTGTTACAACTGTCCAACCATCATCTTTCATGTTTAACTTATATGTTCCAACATTAACCATAGGTTCTATTGCAAGGACCATTCCATTTTCTATTTTTAGCCCTCTTCCTTTTCTTCCAAAATTAGGAACCATAGGATCTTCATGCATAGATAACCCAACTCCATGTCCAGCATAATCTCTTACTACGCTGAAACCATTTTTTTCAACATATTGCTGAATAGCATGTCCTATATCTCCTAATCTATTTCCAACTACTGCCATCTCAATTCCTATAGTTCTTGATTTTTCAGTCACTTCTAAAAGTTTTTTAGATTCCTCATCTATCTCTCCTACACCAAAAGTTATAGCTGAATCTCCATAGTAACCATTTAATATAGTTACAGTGTCGATACTTACTATATCTCCCTCTTGTAGTATTCTTCCATTAGGAACTCCATGAACTACCTCTTCATTTACAGATATACAAGTAGCAGCTGGAAAAGCTCCATATGGACCAGGTACACCAATACATCCTGGTATAGCTCCTTGGCTTCTTATATAATCATCCACTATTTTATCAATCTCAAAAGTTGAAATTCCTGGTTTGATATATTTAGGTAAAATATCTCTATATAATCTAGCA
This region includes:
- the map gene encoding type I methionyl aminopeptidase — its product is MATIKTLDQIKEIKKSNQIIARLYRDILPKYIKPGISTFEIDKIVDDYIRSQGAIPGCIGVPGPYGAFPAATCISVNEEVVHGVPNGRILQEGDIVSIDTVTILNGYYGDSAITFGVGEIDEESKKLLEVTEKSRTIGIEMAVVGNRLGDIGHAIQQYVEKNGFSVVRDYAGHGVGLSMHEDPMVPNFGRKGRGLKIENGMVLAIEPMVNVGTYKLNMKDDGWTVVTKDGKRSAHFEHSIAIIDGKAVILSEID